A DNA window from Candidatus Protochlamydia naegleriophila contains the following coding sequences:
- a CDS encoding ABC transporter ATP-binding protein, producing MFNSSTPKTLKQFWSLLTNRWAFSCFALLTFQQLIEASATVWLVTMVKKITAGENFFPYLFIYLATLVFPYIPGCFANIIKISWRQEAQRSFINAFVSSNRNQIGEWSNKGIREEKLSILTAEAPSALQALIDYVYDLYSYVISVFFNIFALSVVVEPLFGLAYAVSVLMVIMVMKIKRRLQRRLTKKALTARIDLYQSLLAAWDNVLLGNRYNFKLWEDKTTQRLNRCLQKNVDLERFDQVLAIVISLLTCIPSLLVVVYYIYANRFSAANLTAFLVTLPILFTILSYTYLTLSLIFRWTMHKSKLLSIYKAIQPTSDAYFAMEKKVKWGKIQFVLSPAKSDVHTSLAAPSFLTSYQDLLTYTKSSGRITVRGENGAGKSTLLMLIKNELCDRAFFLPTQNQLSFISETNKYSTGESLRNRILEIIDKVDVDVLLLDEWDANLDKDNREILSALIDECAAKKCVIEVRHR from the coding sequence ATGTTTAATAGTTCTACGCCAAAGACTCTGAAACAGTTTTGGAGTCTTCTAACGAATCGGTGGGCATTCAGTTGTTTTGCCTTGCTTACATTCCAACAACTGATCGAAGCCTCAGCCACGGTTTGGTTAGTCACGATGGTGAAAAAGATTACTGCGGGAGAAAATTTTTTCCCTTATCTTTTCATTTATTTGGCAACTCTCGTCTTCCCCTATATTCCTGGATGTTTTGCGAACATTATCAAAATCTCATGGCGCCAAGAAGCGCAGCGCTCCTTTATTAATGCTTTTGTGTCATCTAATCGCAATCAGATCGGCGAATGGAGCAATAAGGGGATTCGCGAAGAGAAGTTATCGATTTTAACGGCCGAAGCGCCGAGTGCCTTGCAAGCACTGATCGATTATGTCTACGATCTTTATAGTTATGTCATTAGTGTTTTTTTTAATATCTTTGCCTTATCGGTCGTCGTCGAGCCCTTGTTTGGATTAGCCTATGCTGTTAGCGTCTTAATGGTGATTATGGTGATGAAGATTAAACGCCGTCTACAAAGACGTTTGACCAAGAAAGCTTTAACAGCACGGATTGATCTTTATCAATCGCTGCTAGCAGCCTGGGACAATGTTTTGCTTGGAAACCGGTATAATTTTAAATTATGGGAAGACAAAACGACGCAGAGGCTCAATCGCTGTTTGCAAAAGAATGTAGACCTGGAACGGTTTGATCAAGTATTAGCCATTGTCATTTCGCTATTAACCTGCATTCCTTCTTTACTTGTTGTTGTGTACTATATCTACGCCAATCGCTTTAGTGCGGCTAATTTAACAGCCTTTTTAGTCACCCTTCCCATTCTTTTTACCATCTTATCATATACCTATCTAACGCTTAGCCTCATTTTTCGCTGGACGATGCACAAGAGCAAGCTGCTTTCCATCTATAAAGCGATTCAACCTACATCAGACGCTTACTTCGCCATGGAAAAGAAAGTGAAGTGGGGCAAAATTCAATTCGTTTTGTCTCCTGCAAAATCAGACGTCCATACATCTTTAGCCGCCCCTTCTTTTTTAACCTCTTACCAGGACCTTTTGACATACACTAAGAGCTCTGGACGTATCACAGTACGCGGAGAAAATGGAGCTGGCAAATCAACCTTGCTCATGCTGATCAAAAATGAGTTGTGTGATCGAGCCTTTTTCCTTCCAACCCAAAATCAACTAAGCTTTATTTCGGAAACCAATAAGTATTCGACTGGTGAATCCTTGCGAAATCGCATCTTAGAGATCATTGATAAGGTAGATGTGGACGTACTATTGCTGGATGAGTGGGATGCTAATTTAGATAAAGATAATCGAGAGATCCTTTCAGCTTTAATCGATGAATGCGCGGCAAAAAAATGCGTCATCGAAGTTCGCCATCGTTAA
- the crcB gene encoding fluoride efflux transporter CrcB: MQSLISIGIGAIFGALLRWKLGESYNHVFPTLPIGTLIANLLGSFLMGMLIFLTTDHSFLSQEVRLGIITGFLGSLTTFSTFSGEALMLFSRQEYLWLFALVGLHVGGSLIMVCMGYLILKFIHQSIGV; encoded by the coding sequence GTGCAATCACTGATTAGCATAGGAATAGGAGCCATTTTTGGAGCTTTATTAAGATGGAAACTTGGAGAAAGCTATAATCATGTTTTCCCAACACTACCTATAGGGACGCTTATTGCAAATTTGTTGGGCTCATTTTTAATGGGGATGCTCATTTTTCTTACAACAGACCATTCTTTTTTGTCACAAGAGGTCCGACTGGGAATTATTACTGGGTTTTTAGGAAGTTTAACAACTTTTTCAACCTTTTCAGGTGAAGCGTTAATGCTTTTTTCACGACAAGAATACTTATGGCTTTTTGCTTTAGTTGGATTGCATGTTGGGGGATCCCTAATAATGGTTTGCATGGGATATTTAATCTTAAAATTTATTCATCAATCAATAGGGGTTTAG
- a CDS encoding DUF190 domain-containing protein, with amino-acid sequence MNGYQLKFYMHENRKHRGILLYEWLIEKAKEMGIHGGSVFRAIAGFGRHGIIHEEHFFELASNIPVETVFILTEEECSNFISILKSEKLNIFFVKIPVEFGVLNGNE; translated from the coding sequence ATGAACGGATATCAACTGAAATTTTATATGCATGAAAATAGAAAGCACAGAGGGATTCTTCTTTATGAATGGTTAATTGAAAAAGCCAAAGAAATGGGAATACATGGCGGCTCTGTATTTAGAGCAATAGCTGGATTTGGTAGACATGGGATCATTCATGAAGAGCATTTTTTTGAGTTAGCCTCAAATATTCCTGTAGAAACTGTTTTTATATTAACCGAGGAAGAATGTTCTAATTTTATCTCTATTCTAAAAAGTGAGAAATTAAATATTTTTTTTGTGAAGATTCCTGTTGAATTTGGCGTTTTAAATGGGAATGAATAA
- a CDS encoding riboflavin synthase: protein MFTGIVEELGSITAIDWKSEGARFHIQASKVLSDAKQGDSISVNGCCLTIVDHHAQGWCCDLVEETLNRTYFRTLQAGDHVNLERAIKYQDRLGGHLVQGHIDEIGQMTCKKPLKDGSWWVTIQAPPSLMRYIVHKGSIAIDGVSLTVAEIDHHHFSFAMIPHTAQATTFGIKGVGSLVNLEVDLMAKYIERLITPYQTDYSARTTS, encoded by the coding sequence ATGTTTACAGGAATTGTAGAGGAGCTCGGCAGCATTACGGCCATCGACTGGAAATCTGAAGGAGCTCGTTTTCACATTCAGGCTAGCAAAGTTTTATCAGATGCCAAGCAAGGCGATTCTATTAGCGTCAATGGCTGTTGCCTTACGATTGTCGACCACCATGCGCAAGGCTGGTGCTGCGATCTCGTTGAAGAAACGCTGAATCGCACTTATTTTCGCACCCTTCAAGCAGGCGATCATGTCAACCTAGAGCGAGCGATTAAATATCAGGATCGTTTAGGCGGCCATCTCGTGCAAGGGCATATTGACGAGATTGGACAAATGACTTGCAAAAAGCCTTTAAAAGATGGATCGTGGTGGGTAACCATCCAGGCTCCCCCCTCTTTGATGCGGTACATCGTCCATAAAGGTTCGATTGCCATCGATGGGGTCAGTTTAACGGTGGCTGAAATTGACCATCATCACTTTTCTTTTGCCATGATTCCCCACACTGCCCAAGCCACAACGTTTGGAATCAAGGGCGTTGGCAGCTTAGTTAACTTAGAAGTTGATTTGATGGCAAAATATATTGAACGGTTAATTACTCCTTATCAAACCGATTATTCTGCAAGGACAACATCATGA
- a CDS encoding RNA recognition motif domain-containing protein: protein MKKIFVGNLSWKTSEDQLKAHFEAFGKVVSAKIVTDQMTGKSKGFGFVEMENATDAETAIRELNGKPLVDRNLRVSLAQERDRSERRDPRSFGDRPSFGGDRRSNYRS from the coding sequence ATGAAGAAAATATTTGTTGGTAATCTTTCTTGGAAAACAAGCGAAGATCAACTGAAAGCTCATTTCGAAGCTTTCGGTAAAGTTGTTAGCGCCAAGATTGTTACTGATCAAATGACAGGCAAATCTAAAGGCTTCGGTTTTGTAGAAATGGAAAATGCTACAGATGCAGAAACAGCTATCCGCGAATTGAATGGCAAGCCTTTAGTCGACCGCAACCTCCGCGTCAGCTTGGCTCAAGAAAGAGACCGTAGCGAAAGAAGAGATCCGCGTTCTTTTGGCGATAGACCTTCTTTCGGCGGCGACAGACGTTCTAACTACCGTTCGTAA
- the ribE gene encoding 6,7-dimethyl-8-ribityllumazine synthase, with product MKEYKGKLTNSNVRIGIVVARFNDMITHSLLQGALDTLERHGISSQSISVAWVPGAFEIPLIAKKMAHSGQFDAIICLGAVIRGATPHFDYVAGQAASGVANLSLETNLPVIFGVLTTDTIEQAIERAGTKAGNKGSDAALAALEMIDLLRQLQLSCNFPPSLQTACMSVKEGNLSQVKV from the coding sequence ATGAAAGAATATAAAGGCAAGTTAACCAATTCTAATGTCCGCATAGGAATCGTGGTGGCGCGCTTTAATGATATGATTACACACAGCTTATTACAAGGAGCCCTGGATACGCTCGAGCGCCACGGGATCTCCTCTCAATCTATTTCTGTTGCATGGGTTCCAGGAGCTTTTGAAATCCCCCTAATTGCCAAGAAAATGGCCCATTCAGGACAATTTGATGCAATCATCTGCCTTGGTGCTGTCATCCGTGGCGCAACCCCCCATTTCGACTATGTCGCTGGACAAGCGGCATCCGGCGTAGCTAACCTCTCTTTAGAAACAAACTTGCCTGTTATTTTTGGAGTCCTCACAACAGACACGATCGAGCAAGCCATCGAAAGGGCCGGCACCAAAGCTGGCAATAAGGGTAGTGATGCTGCTCTCGCAGCGCTTGAAATGATCGATTTGCTAAGGCAGCTCCAACTCTCCTGCAACTTCCCTCCCTCTTTACAAACAGCCTGTATGTCGGTAAAAGAAGGCAATCTCTCCCAAGTTAAAGTCTAA
- a CDS encoding Tn3 family transposase has translation MRLMQNYIKPFSSDYIDAVIQELRKNGKSVRDENIARLSLLVYDHVNMLGRYSFDIPDSVFNGGLRLLHDSLGK, from the coding sequence ATTAGATTAATGCAAAATTACATCAAGCCCTTTTCGTCGGATTATATAGATGCTGTTATTCAAGAACTTCGAAAGAATGGAAAATCAGTTCGAGATGAAAATATAGCTAGGCTATCCCTATTAGTCTACGATCATGTTAACATGTTAGGTCGTTATTCATTTGATATACCTGACTCAGTCTTCAACGGGGGCTTGAGACTTCTACATGATTCTTTAGGCAAATAA
- a CDS encoding efflux transporter outer membrane subunit: MQNKLFFPQRTINRILFTAFLGLSCQGCQLIAPYQTPCTPTPLAWKNTPSSNFPDSWKTEEPSKEADTDRALSNEMPEQKELNFEECKKEFEYWWEVFEDSTLSELEKQALDSSYTLWAALERVIQARAVARVDRAALMPSINFAPSYSRSGMLLENIFAGLLSSQQNQGQVNAGSSSGAAGASTSVPSSFRAVQTQYMLPFDLNYELDLWYQLTNSYNAAVYSSQAAAQAYLSVLLTLTADIASNYFQLRDLDTQQVILKKTIEARQKALDINRTRFKAGLIVYLDVSRAEVELARAQADLADVQRLRALQVNILASLVGVPAPVFTVTFNPLKKPPPTIPAGLPSDLLYRRPDIAEAERSLASAYSQIGVAYASFFPSLNLNATLGLESPFAHSLFSWKARLWEVGLNVMQSVFDGGRNCANLAYTKSVFRETLANYQERVLTAFQDVEDSLVSIRQRAIQGQALETAVTAAKETLNLSQMRYDRGLVNYLDVVDAERTLLETEQNSAIVLGDRYVATVRLIKALGGGWGEISYYPRCWETD; encoded by the coding sequence ATGCAGAATAAGCTCTTCTTTCCACAGCGCACGATCAATCGAATCCTCTTTACAGCCTTTCTTGGATTGAGTTGCCAAGGCTGTCAACTGATCGCACCCTACCAAACTCCTTGCACTCCGACCCCGCTTGCCTGGAAAAACACCCCTTCTTCAAATTTTCCAGACAGTTGGAAAACAGAAGAGCCATCAAAAGAGGCAGATACTGATCGGGCTCTGTCTAATGAAATGCCTGAACAGAAGGAATTGAATTTTGAAGAATGTAAGAAAGAATTTGAGTATTGGTGGGAAGTATTTGAAGACTCCACCTTAAGCGAACTAGAAAAACAAGCATTAGACTCTAGCTATACTTTATGGGCTGCATTAGAAAGAGTGATTCAGGCGCGTGCCGTTGCCCGCGTTGACCGTGCAGCTCTCATGCCTTCCATTAACTTTGCCCCTTCCTATAGCCGCAGTGGAATGCTCCTTGAAAATATCTTTGCCGGGCTTCTCTCTTCTCAACAGAACCAAGGTCAGGTCAATGCCGGATCAAGTTCTGGCGCAGCAGGTGCTTCAACTTCTGTTCCATCCTCCTTTCGAGCAGTACAAACGCAATACATGCTTCCTTTCGACTTAAATTATGAACTCGACCTATGGTATCAATTAACGAACAGTTATAATGCGGCTGTTTACAGCTCCCAAGCGGCAGCACAGGCTTATCTCAGCGTTTTACTGACCTTGACGGCTGATATTGCTTCCAATTACTTTCAGCTGCGCGATTTAGATACGCAACAAGTGATTTTGAAAAAAACGATTGAGGCAAGGCAAAAGGCTTTAGATATCAATCGAACGCGCTTCAAAGCAGGTTTGATTGTTTATCTTGACGTCAGCCGTGCAGAAGTGGAACTTGCACGTGCACAGGCCGACCTGGCAGATGTCCAGCGTTTGCGCGCCTTGCAAGTGAATATACTGGCTTCTCTAGTTGGCGTTCCAGCCCCCGTCTTTACGGTTACCTTTAATCCTTTGAAAAAGCCTCCTCCAACAATTCCTGCAGGCCTTCCCTCTGATTTGCTTTATCGCCGCCCAGACATTGCCGAGGCCGAACGCAGCTTAGCCTCAGCCTACTCCCAAATTGGAGTGGCCTATGCCTCTTTTTTTCCTTCACTCAATTTAAATGCAACACTTGGATTAGAAAGCCCTTTTGCACATTCACTCTTTTCATGGAAAGCAAGGCTGTGGGAAGTTGGCTTGAATGTCATGCAAAGTGTTTTTGACGGAGGACGCAATTGCGCCAACCTGGCCTACACCAAGTCTGTTTTTCGAGAAACGCTAGCTAACTATCAGGAACGCGTCTTAACAGCTTTTCAAGATGTCGAAGACTCGCTCGTCAGCATACGCCAACGCGCTATTCAAGGACAAGCTCTTGAAACCGCCGTCACGGCTGCCAAAGAAACCCTCAATCTTTCACAAATGCGCTATGATCGAGGCCTTGTTAATTATTTAGACGTGGTCGATGCAGAGCGAACCCTCCTAGAAACAGAGCAAAATTCTGCTATCGTTTTAGGCGATCGCTACGTCGCAACGGTGCGGCTAATCAAAGCTCTAGGCGGCGGCTGGGGTGAGATTTCTTATTATCCAAGGTGTTGGGAGACTGATTAA
- a CDS encoding cation:dicarboxylate symporter family transporter — protein MFRKMPFILLAMIVLAAVSHSWLPLAFKSFLYALSLSLKSIIVFCLPFLIFGLLFKTASQLAKKASKVVFFLLIAVCASNFLSTLISYSVGHFAYQFDLSMSLPEEGVSLLPMWQFSLSKWFENSTAMFSGLFLGIVIGRWKPALSESVSSSLEKVIALFLKGFLCVLPAFILGFVIKMNHDQLMAHILRNYALVFTLIACAVFSYIVLIYLVANRFQASACVRSLKNMLPAAIAGFGSMSSAAAMPLSILGAEKNAQNPDLPRFIIPAAVNIHLIGDCFAIPIFAFTVLKNFGVAEPSLLVYLSFASYFVLAKFSVAAVPGGGILVMLPILESALGFNAEMLSLITALYILFDPIITCANVLGNGGFAMVMEKCLANGDVRQVEAPILKKAL, from the coding sequence ATGTTCCGGAAAATGCCCTTCATTTTATTGGCCATGATTGTGCTGGCTGCGGTCTCTCATTCTTGGCTTCCATTGGCTTTTAAATCATTTTTATATGCTTTAAGCTTGTCTCTTAAGAGCATCATCGTTTTTTGCTTGCCGTTTCTAATTTTTGGATTATTGTTTAAAACAGCTTCTCAGTTGGCAAAAAAAGCTTCTAAAGTTGTTTTTTTCTTGTTGATAGCCGTCTGTGCCTCCAATTTTTTATCTACGCTCATCAGCTATTCTGTCGGGCATTTTGCCTATCAATTTGATCTGTCGATGTCGCTGCCTGAAGAGGGTGTTTCCCTACTTCCGATGTGGCAATTTTCGCTTTCAAAGTGGTTTGAAAACAGCACAGCGATGTTTTCTGGATTGTTTTTAGGGATAGTTATTGGACGCTGGAAGCCTGCCTTGTCGGAGAGTGTTTCTTCTTCGCTCGAAAAGGTCATCGCTCTCTTTTTGAAAGGGTTTCTTTGTGTGCTTCCAGCCTTTATCTTGGGATTTGTGATAAAGATGAATCATGATCAGTTGATGGCTCATATTTTGCGCAACTACGCCCTGGTTTTTACTTTGATTGCTTGCGCCGTCTTTTCCTACATAGTTCTCATTTACTTAGTAGCCAATCGCTTTCAAGCCAGTGCTTGCGTGCGCAGTTTAAAAAACATGCTTCCAGCGGCAATAGCAGGCTTCGGCAGCATGTCGAGCGCTGCAGCCATGCCGCTTAGTATTTTGGGCGCTGAAAAAAATGCTCAGAATCCAGATCTTCCCCGCTTTATTATTCCAGCGGCTGTCAATATCCACCTCATTGGAGACTGCTTTGCGATTCCCATTTTTGCCTTTACCGTACTTAAAAACTTTGGGGTTGCTGAACCGTCTCTTTTAGTTTACCTAAGCTTTGCTAGCTATTTTGTATTGGCAAAATTTTCAGTGGCAGCAGTACCGGGCGGCGGAATCCTCGTGATGCTGCCCATTCTAGAAAGTGCACTTGGATTCAACGCGGAGATGCTCTCTTTAATTACTGCTCTTTACATCCTTTTCGATCCCATCATCACTTGTGCCAATGTGCTCGGCAATGGCGGCTTTGCCATGGTCATGGAAAAATGCCTCGCGAATGGAGATGTTCGGCAGGTTGAAGCACCCATCTTAAAAAAAGCGCTTTGA
- a CDS encoding bifunctional 3,4-dihydroxy-2-butanone-4-phosphate synthase/GTP cyclohydrolase II, which yields MKTSSIEEALSALSQGKFVIVTDDENRENEGDLILAADKTTAASLGFMIRNTTGIVCLAMHGQRLDELRLPQMVADNTDRKQTAFTVSVDYRHGGVTTGVSASDRAKTILSMVDEQTKPEDLCRPGHIFPLRYKEGGVLKRAGHTEAAVDLTALAGLYPAGVLAELINDDGTMMRLPDLEKFAKEHSIPIITITEIIRHRRRREKLVHCVSQAKIPTEFGEFTAYVYESQLDGIQHIALVKGEIRNRANVLVRVHSECLTGDVFGSRRCDCGPQLRQAMEKINQEGHGAIIYLRGHEGRGIGLGHKLRAYHLQDLGRDTVEANLELGLPADSREYGIGAQMLVDLGLTTIRLLTNNPSKYSGLAGYDLEIVERVPLVVCSTEENKRYLKTKKDKLGHLLDIIDAEAAS from the coding sequence ATGAAAACAAGCTCAATAGAAGAAGCACTTTCTGCACTCTCTCAAGGCAAATTTGTCATCGTCACAGATGACGAAAATCGGGAAAACGAGGGGGACCTCATTTTAGCCGCCGATAAAACAACCGCAGCCTCTTTGGGTTTCATGATCCGCAATACAACCGGAATTGTCTGCCTTGCCATGCATGGCCAACGCCTCGACGAGCTTCGTTTGCCTCAAATGGTTGCGGACAATACTGACCGCAAGCAAACAGCTTTTACGGTCTCTGTTGATTACCGGCATGGTGGAGTAACAACCGGTGTGTCTGCCTCAGACCGGGCTAAAACGATTCTTTCGATGGTTGATGAACAGACAAAGCCCGAAGATCTCTGTCGCCCAGGCCACATTTTCCCCTTGCGCTATAAAGAAGGCGGGGTCCTCAAGCGAGCAGGTCATACAGAAGCTGCCGTCGATCTCACCGCCTTAGCAGGACTTTACCCGGCTGGTGTGCTTGCAGAGCTCATCAATGATGATGGAACGATGATGCGCCTGCCCGATCTTGAAAAATTTGCCAAAGAGCACAGCATCCCCATCATTACCATTACCGAAATCATTCGCCATCGCAGACGCCGTGAAAAGCTTGTCCATTGTGTCTCCCAAGCAAAGATTCCGACAGAGTTTGGCGAGTTTACCGCCTATGTGTACGAATCGCAGTTGGATGGAATCCAGCACATTGCTTTAGTCAAAGGCGAAATACGCAATCGAGCGAACGTACTCGTTCGAGTCCATTCCGAGTGCTTAACAGGCGATGTGTTTGGATCGAGGCGCTGTGATTGCGGCCCCCAATTGCGACAAGCAATGGAAAAAATCAATCAAGAAGGACATGGAGCCATTATTTATTTGCGAGGCCACGAAGGGCGGGGAATCGGACTTGGACATAAGCTGCGCGCTTATCATCTGCAAGATTTGGGCAGAGACACGGTAGAGGCCAATCTTGAGCTTGGTTTGCCGGCTGACTCGCGCGAATATGGAATTGGCGCCCAAATGCTGGTCGATTTAGGCTTGACAACCATTCGACTGTTAACCAACAACCCATCCAAGTACAGCGGGCTTGCTGGCTATGATTTAGAAATTGTAGAGAGAGTCCCCCTCGTCGTTTGCTCGACCGAAGAAAATAAACGCTATTTAAAAACTAAGAAAGATAAACTCGGCCATTTGCTCGATATCATCGATGCAGAAGCCGCCTCGTAG
- the mutM gene encoding DNA-formamidopyrimidine glycosylase has translation MPELPEVHTILQDLKQAGLIGQKIEQVKVFWNKIVHTPSIEAFYKQLPNQTITAIERRGKYIVFHLTNHLFLIVHLRMTGKLLLGLKEAQHSPYIRLQLNLSHDKQLLYHDTRKFGRWYLVKDIEEILGRIGPEPLHSSFSLKNFSTLLKSRKRALKPLLLDQTFLAGLGNIYVDEALWEACLHPLQPANQLSQKEVVRLYHSIRLVLQKGIDAQGTTLGSGRTNYYRLDGSRGHHQNQLNVFRRTGQPCPRCGHTIERGVVAQRSTHICPNCQQQKINVFKQLL, from the coding sequence ATGCCAGAACTCCCCGAAGTGCATACAATTTTGCAAGATTTAAAGCAAGCTGGCTTGATTGGACAAAAAATTGAGCAGGTTAAAGTATTTTGGAATAAAATTGTTCACACACCATCCATAGAGGCTTTTTACAAACAACTCCCCAACCAGACGATTACGGCAATTGAGCGGCGAGGAAAGTATATCGTCTTTCATCTCACCAATCATTTGTTTCTCATCGTCCATCTAAGAATGACAGGAAAGCTTCTACTCGGTTTGAAAGAGGCTCAGCACTCCCCCTATATACGCCTACAGCTTAATTTAAGCCATGATAAGCAGCTTCTCTATCACGATACGCGCAAATTTGGACGCTGGTACTTAGTTAAAGACATTGAAGAGATCTTGGGCCGCATCGGCCCAGAACCTTTGCACTCATCCTTTTCTCTTAAAAACTTCTCCACTCTATTAAAAAGCCGAAAGAGGGCTTTAAAACCTCTCTTGCTGGATCAGACCTTTTTGGCTGGATTAGGCAATATTTACGTCGACGAAGCCCTTTGGGAGGCCTGCCTGCATCCTTTGCAGCCAGCCAATCAACTCTCTCAAAAAGAAGTGGTAAGGCTTTATCATAGCATCCGGCTCGTGCTACAAAAAGGCATCGATGCGCAAGGAACGACTCTTGGAAGCGGGCGAACAAACTATTACCGGTTAGATGGATCGAGAGGGCATCATCAAAACCAACTCAACGTTTTTCGACGCACAGGCCAGCCATGCCCGCGCTGCGGACACACTATCGAAAGAGGTGTTGTCGCTCAAAGGAGTACCCATATTTGCCCAAATTGCCAGCAGCAAAAAATAAATGTCTTTAAACAGCTTTTGTAA